From a single Hemibagrus wyckioides isolate EC202008001 linkage group LG27, SWU_Hwy_1.0, whole genome shotgun sequence genomic region:
- the apip gene encoding methylthioribulose-1-phosphate dehydratase — protein sequence MASANGDCNDVTVPLDKEHPRVLIPELCRLFYQLGWVTGTGGGISLRHGDHIYIAPSGVQKERIQPEDMFVCDIEEQDISTPPACKKLKKSQCTPLFMNAYTMRGAQAVIHTHSKAAVMATLLFPGKEFRITHQEMIKGIRRGNSGTNFRYDETLVVPIIENTPEEKDLKERMARAMEEYPESCAVLVRRHGVYVWGESWEKAKTMCECYDYLFDIAVQMKQCGLDPSALPTEAKGII from the exons atggCATCAGCTAACGGGGATTGTAACGACGTAACTGTACCACTG gaTAAGGAACATCCACGTGTCCTCATCCCTGAATTGTGCAGACTCTTCTATCAGCTCGGATGGGTGACAGGAACAGGAGGTGGAATAAGCCTTAGACATGG GGACCACATTTATATCGCCCCATCTGGAGTTCAGAAGGAAAGAATACAG CCAGaggacatgtttgtgtgtgacattGAGGAACAGGACATCAGCACTCCTCCTGCATGCAAGAAACTGAAGAAGAGCCAGTGTACGCCGCTGTTCATGAACGCATACACCATGAGAG GAGCTCAAGCGGTCATTCATACGCACTCGAAAGCTGCTGTCATGGCCACTTTGCTGTTTCCGGGCAAAGAGTTTCGCATCACACACCAAGAGATGATCAAGGGGATTCGCAGAGGAAACTCAGGCACAAATTTCAG GTACGACGAGACCCTGGTGGTGCCCATCATCGAGAACACACCAGAGGAAAAGGACCTGAAGGAACGCATGGCCAGAGCTATGGAGGAGTACCCAGAATCCTGCGCTGTGCTCGTCAGACGGCACGGAGTCTACGTGTGGGGGGAGAGCTGGGAGAAAGCCAAAACCAT gTGTGAATGTTATGACTACCTGTTTGACATTGCTGTGCAGATGAAGCAGTGTGGTTTAGATCCATCCGCACTTCCCACTGAAGCTAAAGGCATTATTTGA